From a region of the Desulfomonile tiedjei genome:
- a CDS encoding Ldh family oxidoreductase has translation MEEDTIRRVSFADLRAFCCKAYVTAGVPAAEAEIVADLLARSDLRGVETHGVTRLPIYIHRLNKGYVRKECRLTTIKDKGPTALLEAHGSMGHIVAYRAMEKAIAKAEEFGIGWVTVKDSGHFGVAGLFPMMAAKKDFIGYIVSNSAPMMFPLGGRERIIGNNPMAYAVPAGEYPPVVLDFSMGVVSSGKLILARKKGEKIPLGWAVDKEGLPTDDPYEGYEGGGSLMPVGGHKGYGMVVLHEILTAVLAGGKWTRRIKAIYEEDETGIQGTCHSFMAIDPDCFIGRDEFKREMDLYIKSIKESAKAKNCTEILMPGEPEMRTEAERLKNGIPLAPATRKELTDLGESLGIPPSIFEGA, from the coding sequence ATGGAGGAAGATACCATTCGGCGGGTTTCCTTTGCCGATCTAAGAGCATTCTGCTGCAAGGCCTACGTGACAGCGGGAGTCCCGGCTGCCGAAGCTGAGATTGTTGCCGACCTTCTCGCGAGGTCGGACCTGCGGGGTGTCGAAACCCACGGGGTCACGCGCCTTCCTATTTATATCCATAGGCTGAACAAAGGGTACGTTCGCAAAGAGTGCCGGCTCACGACCATTAAAGATAAAGGCCCAACCGCATTGCTGGAAGCTCACGGGTCCATGGGGCACATAGTTGCCTATAGGGCCATGGAAAAAGCCATTGCCAAGGCGGAGGAGTTCGGCATTGGTTGGGTTACGGTGAAAGACAGCGGCCATTTCGGCGTCGCGGGCCTCTTCCCCATGATGGCGGCGAAGAAGGACTTCATCGGTTATATTGTCTCCAACTCCGCCCCCATGATGTTCCCCTTGGGCGGCCGGGAGCGAATTATAGGCAATAATCCCATGGCTTACGCGGTGCCCGCTGGTGAATATCCCCCTGTGGTTCTGGATTTTTCCATGGGGGTTGTATCCTCCGGGAAACTCATCCTGGCCCGGAAAAAAGGAGAGAAAATCCCACTGGGGTGGGCTGTGGATAAAGAAGGCCTGCCGACCGACGACCCCTATGAAGGGTATGAAGGAGGAGGGTCACTCATGCCGGTGGGTGGGCATAAAGGCTACGGCATGGTGGTGCTTCATGAAATCCTCACCGCGGTGCTCGCGGGCGGCAAATGGACCCGGCGGATCAAAGCAATTTATGAAGAGGATGAGACGGGTATTCAGGGCACTTGCCATTCTTTCATGGCCATAGACCCGGATTGCTTTATCGGAAGAGACGAATTCAAAAGAGAGATGGACCTCTATATCAAGAGCATTAAGGAAAGCGCGAAAGCCAAGAACTGCACTGAAATTCTCATGCCCGGAGAACCGGAAATGAGAACCGAAGCCGAACGCCTGAAGAACGGGATTCCTTTGGCCCCGGCCACGAGGAAAGAGTTAACTGACCTAGGTGAATCCTTGGGAATTCCGCCTTCAATATTTGAAGGTGCGTAA
- a CDS encoding 4-hydroxybutyryl-CoA dehydratase, translating to MANWYKSGGGRSLKTFEEYLESLKKLKPTAYMFGEKLEDPINNPRIRAGINATGATYELANDETYQDLFTAISPLTGSRVNRFTLPPHSIEDLVRRVKINRILGGYVGTCHQRCTGLDCLCTLSIVTYDIDKKYGTNYSDRFAEFLKYVQVNDLTGNASVTDVKGDRSLSPHDQEDKDMYLRVVDQTKEGIIVRGAKVHQTGSLSAHEVIVLPTRAMQKGDEDYALAFAVPADTKGLIHVVGRNSMDTREIDGVDCGNVRYSKYCPTLIFDEVFVPWERVFMFRELEFAAEMVSRFSAFHRQSHGGCKSGKIDAMTGAALLMMEYNGTAKAGHHKEKIIDMIHTAETLYGCSLAASYEGKREPSGTFFIDSVLANASKIHEGKEMSEVIRILIDVSGGFVADLPSERDFDNPQIGRLLKKYLKGATGVPVENRVKMLRLVEKMAMESADTISDIHGGGSPAAHRMTIFRESDINYKKKCAKRLAGIE from the coding sequence ATGGCGAACTGGTATAAGTCCGGAGGAGGCAGGTCGTTGAAGACTTTTGAAGAATACTTGGAAAGCCTGAAGAAGCTGAAACCCACGGCTTACATGTTCGGGGAGAAGCTGGAAGATCCGATAAACAACCCAAGGATACGTGCGGGTATCAACGCGACGGGCGCCACCTATGAATTGGCCAATGATGAAACATATCAGGACCTCTTTACGGCAATCAGCCCGCTGACAGGAAGTCGGGTTAACAGGTTTACCCTGCCGCCCCACTCTATCGAAGACCTGGTGAGGCGGGTTAAGATCAACCGGATACTCGGAGGCTACGTGGGAACGTGTCACCAGAGGTGCACAGGCCTGGACTGTCTCTGCACACTGTCGATCGTCACCTACGATATCGACAAAAAATACGGGACCAACTACTCCGATCGCTTTGCCGAATTCCTGAAATATGTGCAGGTCAACGACCTCACGGGCAACGCGAGCGTTACGGACGTAAAGGGGGACCGCAGCCTGAGCCCTCACGATCAGGAGGACAAGGACATGTACCTCCGCGTGGTGGATCAAACAAAAGAAGGGATCATCGTAAGGGGGGCCAAGGTTCATCAGACAGGGTCATTGAGTGCCCACGAAGTCATTGTGCTTCCCACAAGGGCCATGCAAAAGGGGGATGAGGATTACGCCCTGGCCTTTGCAGTTCCCGCGGATACGAAGGGGCTCATTCATGTTGTGGGTAGAAACTCGATGGATACCCGTGAAATCGACGGGGTGGATTGCGGCAATGTCCGGTATAGCAAGTACTGTCCCACACTCATCTTTGATGAAGTGTTTGTGCCCTGGGAACGGGTGTTCATGTTCAGGGAGTTGGAATTCGCAGCGGAAATGGTGAGTCGGTTCTCCGCTTTTCATCGTCAGTCCCACGGCGGCTGTAAATCCGGCAAGATCGATGCCATGACCGGCGCGGCCCTGCTCATGATGGAGTACAACGGAACAGCGAAGGCCGGACATCACAAGGAGAAGATCATCGACATGATCCATACCGCTGAAACCCTATACGGCTGTAGTCTGGCTGCTTCGTACGAGGGCAAAAGAGAGCCGTCGGGGACTTTCTTCATAGACTCGGTCCTGGCTAACGCGTCGAAAATCCACGAAGGAAAAGAAATGAGCGAGGTGATCCGCATCCTCATCGACGTGAGCGGCGGGTTTGTCGCGGATTTGCCTTCCGAAAGGGACTTTGACAACCCGCAGATCGGCCGGTTACTCAAGAAGTACTTGAAAGGGGCCACCGGGGTTCCGGTGGAAAACAGGGTCAAGATGCTGCGGCTGGTCGAAAAGATGGCGATGGAAAGCGCGGACACAATCTCCGATATCCACGGTGGAGGTTCGCCGGCTGCCCATCGTATGACAATCTTCAGAGAATCGGACATCAACTACAAAAAGAAGTGTGCAAAAAGGCTGGCTGGAATCGAATAA
- a CDS encoding 2-oxoacid:acceptor oxidoreductase family protein codes for MSRTEIMVGGVGGQGVVLSGILLGTAATLFENKKAVQTQSYSSELRGGSARAEVIISEKPISDPQVRRPDIFIALAEEALPRHIGRVKPGGLVIVDSDRVTGLQPGNYEVIRVPASSIAEKEMGDLIVANLVILGALIKRHPIVSAQALEKAIEATVPQKAKALNIAAFRRGLEMNV; via the coding sequence ATGAGTCGTACGGAAATCATGGTAGGCGGGGTAGGGGGCCAGGGTGTGGTTCTGTCAGGGATACTTCTCGGTACAGCGGCCACGCTTTTTGAAAACAAGAAGGCGGTCCAGACCCAATCCTACAGTTCCGAGCTAAGAGGCGGTTCCGCGAGGGCAGAGGTGATTATTTCGGAGAAGCCGATTTCCGATCCTCAGGTCAGGAGGCCGGACATTTTCATCGCCTTGGCCGAGGAAGCCTTGCCCCGCCATATCGGTCGTGTGAAGCCGGGAGGGCTGGTGATCGTTGACTCGGACAGGGTGACAGGACTTCAGCCGGGTAATTACGAAGTTATTCGGGTTCCGGCATCGAGTATTGCGGAGAAGGAAATGGGTGATCTGATCGTCGCCAATCTCGTCATCCTGGGAGCCCTGATTAAAAGGCATCCGATCGTGTCGGCGCAAGCACTGGAGAAGGCTATTGAAGCCACAGTTCCACAAAAGGCTAAGGCACTGAATATTGCAGCTTTTCGAAGAGGGCTGGAGATGAACGTCTAA
- a CDS encoding 2-oxoglutarate synthase gives MKEIIHPLHRFIRPSVTSSTNCPGCGNGIVVQSILRALDELGMDLDEFVFVSGIGCAAWIPSPFFNADVLHSLHGRPIAYALGIKMGLPEKKVMVVSGDGDLVAIGGNHLIHNARRNVEMTVICVNNRIYGMTGGQAGPTTPPGVRTTTTPYGSFENSFDISRLVIGAGASFVARWTTVHARQLTKSIKKAVQKKGFAFIEVHSQCPVQFGRKSGMSGSVQMMEDFRKRSVSIEKAAGLTPEQLKDRIVVGELVDIEKPEMMEEIKRIKAKAAGRPR, from the coding sequence ATGAAGGAAATTATCCATCCCCTTCACCGCTTTATCCGGCCTTCAGTCACCTCCAGTACCAATTGCCCGGGATGCGGAAACGGCATCGTGGTTCAGAGTATCCTGCGGGCCCTTGACGAGCTGGGAATGGACCTGGACGAATTCGTTTTTGTCTCGGGAATAGGCTGCGCTGCCTGGATACCCAGCCCTTTCTTTAACGCGGATGTTCTCCACTCCCTCCACGGGCGCCCCATTGCTTACGCACTGGGCATAAAAATGGGCCTTCCTGAAAAGAAAGTGATGGTTGTGAGCGGGGACGGTGACCTCGTGGCCATCGGAGGCAACCATCTTATCCATAACGCAAGGCGTAATGTGGAAATGACCGTTATCTGCGTCAATAACAGGATATACGGCATGACCGGCGGGCAAGCCGGACCCACCACGCCGCCGGGAGTGAGGACCACCACAACGCCGTACGGAAGTTTCGAAAACTCCTTTGATATCTCACGCCTGGTCATTGGGGCCGGGGCTTCCTTTGTGGCCCGCTGGACAACCGTTCATGCCAGGCAGCTCACCAAGTCGATTAAGAAAGCCGTCCAAAAGAAAGGTTTCGCTTTTATTGAGGTCCATTCCCAGTGTCCGGTGCAGTTCGGCCGCAAATCCGGCATGAGTGGATCCGTTCAAATGATGGAGGATTTCCGTAAGAGGTCCGTTTCGATCGAAAAGGCTGCCGGTCTGACGCCGGAGCAGTTGAAAGACCGGATTGTGGTGGGGGAACTTGTGGACATCGAAAAGCCTGAGATGATGGAAGAGATAAAGAGGATCAAGGCAAAAGCCGCGGGGAGGCCTCGATGA
- a CDS encoding 2-oxoacid:acceptor oxidoreductase subunit alpha, protein MTAERVRPGRYFMMGNEACAEGALAAGCEFAAGYPITPATEVANRLAARLPQVGGIFLQMEDEISSIAAIIGASWTGKKVMTVTSGPGISLMSENIGFAVGVETPCVIVNVQRGAPTTGMPTAGVQGDMVQAKHGSHGDYEIIALCPSSPQEMFDCTITAFNYAEKYRTPVFILADAFVGHMREEVVIPDAETIKTMYRKIPAQGTDPQTIKGFLDEDVAPMPIFGRGFKAHVTSSCHDESGKRNLIDLSSLDLFVRRLSNKILKHKEEITIVEGNYETGDVVLVSYGPVARAAATGAHLAREAGLPAGTLRLVTVWPFPDHEIERMAGRAKHVIVLENNLGQMYPYIKAAAARFADVSFLPPRLVGQIQDPEDILEKIKEVLR, encoded by the coding sequence ATGACAGCGGAAAGAGTCCGGCCAGGACGGTACTTTATGATGGGAAATGAAGCCTGCGCTGAAGGGGCCCTGGCCGCGGGCTGCGAATTCGCAGCGGGTTACCCGATAACCCCCGCCACCGAGGTCGCCAATCGGCTGGCCGCAAGACTCCCTCAGGTTGGCGGTATTTTTCTTCAGATGGAAGACGAGATAAGCTCGATTGCCGCCATTATTGGAGCCTCCTGGACAGGTAAGAAAGTGATGACGGTAACCTCGGGACCCGGCATCAGCCTCATGTCGGAGAACATCGGCTTTGCCGTCGGGGTGGAAACCCCATGCGTCATCGTCAACGTTCAGCGTGGCGCTCCCACGACCGGCATGCCCACCGCTGGCGTGCAAGGGGACATGGTACAGGCCAAACACGGCTCTCATGGGGACTACGAGATCATCGCGCTTTGTCCTTCTTCTCCTCAGGAAATGTTTGATTGCACGATCACGGCCTTCAACTATGCTGAAAAGTACCGGACCCCGGTCTTCATCCTTGCCGACGCTTTTGTAGGACATATGCGGGAAGAGGTGGTCATACCGGACGCTGAAACGATTAAAACGATGTACCGAAAGATTCCCGCTCAGGGGACAGACCCGCAGACCATTAAGGGGTTTCTTGATGAGGATGTCGCCCCGATGCCCATCTTTGGGAGAGGTTTCAAGGCTCACGTGACCAGTTCCTGCCACGATGAGTCAGGAAAACGGAACCTCATTGACCTGTCCTCTCTCGATCTGTTCGTGAGGAGGCTGAGTAACAAGATCCTCAAACACAAAGAAGAGATTACGATTGTGGAGGGAAATTACGAAACAGGAGATGTCGTCCTCGTTTCCTACGGCCCGGTGGCACGGGCTGCTGCGACCGGGGCACACCTTGCGCGGGAAGCAGGCCTTCCTGCCGGAACGTTGCGTCTGGTCACCGTATGGCCCTTCCCGGATCACGAAATCGAGAGAATGGCCGGACGAGCGAAGCACGTAATAGTGCTGGAAAACAACCTGGGGCAAATGTACCCGTATATCAAGGCAGCCGCGGCCCGTTTTGCCGATGTGTCTTTTCTTCCTCCAAGGCTTGTCGGGCAGATCCAGGACCCGGAGGACATACTGGAAAAGATCAAGGAGGTCCTCCGATGA
- a CDS encoding 4Fe-4S dicluster domain-containing protein, with product MSKVRIYQELCKGVEGCGICLSVCRNEVFKPAATLNRKGYRPPEISEPESCTSCENCMIFCPDLAIAVAAKTRKRRVKR from the coding sequence GTGAGTAAGGTGAGGATATACCAGGAGTTGTGCAAAGGTGTCGAGGGGTGCGGTATTTGCCTCAGCGTTTGCCGAAATGAGGTTTTCAAGCCCGCGGCGACACTGAACCGGAAGGGCTACCGTCCTCCGGAAATATCCGAGCCGGAGTCATGTACCTCGTGTGAGAACTGCATGATTTTCTGCCCGGATTTGGCCATCGCTGTGGCCGCGAAAACGCGAAAAAGACGTGTGAAGAGATGA
- a CDS encoding tripartite tricarboxylate transporter substrate binding protein codes for MMRHDSKIRLALAILAVGLLLIPTAGQTADFPKGPITLVVPWGAGGATDVTFRALGEATKDILGQPIIVENRVGGGSAVGVGSIVGKKADGHTLCEATSSLHRNSCLNKLPFDTVKDLTPITMVGGHLFGILVRADSPFKTLNDVIEYAKANPGKLTYMASGVGSGGHIAWEETAYNAGGVQVQHIPSKGDQESSTALLGGHVDMIATSGGWVPLVQAGKLRLLATFGKERSEIFPDVPTVKELGLKVVHDNLMVILGPKGMDPKVVKTLQDAFHKAQKDPRFVSAMGSYGMPILYMDTQECMKYWTDSYKEAQEQVAKFILKK; via the coding sequence ATGATGAGACATGATTCCAAGATTAGATTGGCTCTGGCCATCCTTGCGGTGGGCCTGCTGCTTATCCCCACGGCCGGTCAAACCGCCGACTTCCCAAAGGGTCCCATCACTCTCGTTGTCCCCTGGGGGGCTGGGGGGGCTACCGACGTCACCTTTCGCGCGTTGGGTGAGGCAACCAAAGACATTCTAGGCCAGCCGATAATCGTGGAGAATCGCGTTGGTGGAGGTAGCGCTGTCGGGGTCGGCAGCATCGTGGGTAAGAAGGCCGATGGCCACACGCTTTGCGAAGCGACCAGCAGCCTCCATCGCAATTCCTGTCTCAACAAATTGCCCTTCGACACGGTTAAGGACCTGACCCCAATCACTATGGTCGGCGGGCACTTGTTTGGGATTCTTGTCCGCGCGGATTCGCCTTTCAAGACGCTGAATGACGTGATCGAATACGCCAAGGCCAATCCCGGTAAGCTGACATACATGGCTTCCGGAGTCGGCAGCGGTGGGCACATCGCCTGGGAGGAAACGGCATATAACGCTGGCGGGGTTCAGGTTCAGCATATCCCTTCCAAAGGGGACCAAGAATCGTCCACCGCGCTTTTGGGAGGGCATGTAGACATGATTGCCACCTCCGGCGGCTGGGTCCCACTGGTTCAGGCTGGAAAGTTGAGGCTCCTGGCCACTTTTGGGAAAGAAAGATCGGAAATATTTCCCGACGTTCCCACGGTCAAAGAACTCGGACTTAAGGTCGTTCACGACAACCTGATGGTCATTCTCGGACCGAAAGGGATGGATCCCAAGGTGGTCAAAACTCTTCAGGACGCTTTCCACAAGGCCCAGAAGGACCCCCGTTTCGTCTCGGCCATGGGCTCATATGGCATGCCCATCCTGTACATGGATACCCAGGAGTGCATGAAGTACTGGACCGATTCTTACAAAGAGGCTCAAGAGCAGGTAGCCAAGTTCATACTCAAGAAATAG
- a CDS encoding GntR family transcriptional regulator yields the protein MTKIGTNTNEAENSTTSVSSAMVLRKLENAILSGYFKPRERLVERDLLAHFDVSRTVIREVLKMLEAKGLVKITPFRGAIVVDLTAKEVEEIFFLRLRLEAIAAALVIRNITQIEIQQLKKLCRELDRHLREGTDQMIEKDNEFHRALFQPSRNSHLNDMIDYLSTKAHMVKFNAWSLPKRIEQSRLEHKSMMEALERRDGAAFEKLVIDHLLFSKNSYVAQLTRIDAKLTTTGLSGSKRRQD from the coding sequence GTGACAAAGATCGGCACAAACACCAATGAAGCAGAGAACTCCACGACGAGCGTGAGTTCGGCGATGGTGCTTCGGAAATTGGAAAATGCCATTCTCTCGGGCTATTTCAAGCCTCGGGAACGACTCGTCGAAAGGGACCTGCTCGCACACTTCGATGTCAGCCGCACGGTGATCAGAGAGGTCCTGAAAATGCTGGAGGCAAAAGGGCTGGTAAAGATCACTCCTTTCCGTGGGGCCATTGTTGTGGATCTTACCGCGAAGGAGGTGGAGGAGATCTTCTTCCTCCGTTTAAGGCTCGAAGCTATTGCCGCTGCGCTCGTTATCAGGAATATCACTCAAATCGAGATCCAGCAGTTGAAAAAGCTTTGCAGAGAATTGGACAGGCACTTGCGAGAGGGCACAGACCAGATGATTGAGAAGGACAATGAGTTTCATCGGGCCTTGTTCCAACCCTCCAGAAACAGCCACCTCAACGACATGATCGATTACCTGAGCACAAAGGCCCATATGGTGAAGTTTAACGCCTGGTCTTTGCCAAAACGAATAGAACAATCAAGATTGGAGCACAAGTCCATGATGGAGGCCCTCGAACGGCGAGATGGGGCCGCGTTCGAAAAACTTGTGATCGATCATCTCCTTTTTTCCAAGAACAGCTACGTGGCTCAGTTGACAAGGATAGACGCGAAGCTGACGACAACAGGCCTGTCCGGGTCCAAAAGGCGACAGGATTGA
- a CDS encoding 4-hydroxybutyryl-CoA dehydratase translates to MGLKTPQEYIESLKDGRVVYCNGERVPDVTNHPILKICRDWMAMDYVLNQDPRYQDLLTEKDGDGERVSFALMPQRSRDDLFRLREMVKLWARVCFGKPPGAKFVAKDGLNAVTVVSPRIDRKHGTHYADNVEAYRRHLQKNDLSFAMGLTDVKGDRSLRPAEQKQHQDFYVRIVEERTDGVIVRGAKTHISQAPLCNEIIVAPCRAMREEDKAYAVAFGVPVNAKGLTLISAEPEVAEGASLFDHPIAGSIFINDATIIFDDVFIPNERLFLKGEWEFAGQVAHMFANFHRLSAETYKAMELELFTGAAALMAEYNGIEKVPHVREKLTWLVMYTEAVETLGRAAVEHCSSEKDSDLVYPNPMIANICKFHFADNWHQATKYIQDIAGGIVATCPSSKDYFNPETRSLLDKYLGGKAGVPTEDRLRMVKLVRDLTSCYEDVLTIHAEGSLEAQKLSILALADFDRYRAAAKRAARVENTKGHPIFDELPAFPPTL, encoded by the coding sequence ATGGGGCTCAAAACACCTCAGGAATACATCGAGAGTCTCAAAGACGGACGTGTTGTTTACTGCAACGGCGAAAGGGTACCGGATGTGACGAATCATCCGATTCTAAAAATCTGCCGCGATTGGATGGCCATGGATTATGTCTTGAATCAGGACCCACGCTACCAGGACCTTTTGACCGAAAAGGACGGGGACGGGGAAAGGGTCAGCTTTGCGTTGATGCCGCAGCGGTCCAGGGATGATCTCTTTCGTCTGCGCGAAATGGTAAAGCTGTGGGCCAGGGTCTGTTTCGGAAAGCCTCCGGGCGCGAAGTTCGTGGCCAAGGACGGTTTGAATGCGGTGACTGTGGTCAGTCCTCGAATCGATCGAAAGCATGGGACCCATTATGCTGATAATGTTGAAGCCTATCGCAGGCATCTGCAAAAAAACGATCTTTCGTTCGCCATGGGCTTGACCGACGTCAAGGGCGACAGGAGCCTCCGGCCCGCTGAACAAAAGCAGCATCAGGATTTTTACGTGAGGATCGTGGAAGAGCGCACAGACGGCGTAATCGTCAGGGGCGCAAAGACCCACATCAGCCAGGCGCCTCTTTGCAACGAGATAATAGTTGCGCCTTGCCGGGCCATGCGAGAGGAAGATAAGGCCTATGCCGTCGCCTTTGGGGTCCCGGTCAACGCCAAGGGGTTGACGCTCATTTCTGCGGAACCCGAGGTTGCCGAAGGCGCGAGTCTCTTCGATCACCCCATTGCCGGCAGTATCTTCATCAACGACGCCACGATCATTTTCGACGATGTCTTTATCCCTAACGAGCGACTCTTTTTGAAGGGTGAGTGGGAATTTGCCGGCCAGGTAGCACACATGTTCGCCAATTTTCATCGCCTAAGCGCGGAGACTTACAAGGCCATGGAGCTCGAGCTTTTTACCGGCGCGGCTGCGTTGATGGCAGAGTACAACGGCATAGAGAAAGTCCCCCATGTGCGGGAAAAATTGACCTGGCTGGTCATGTATACCGAAGCTGTGGAAACCCTCGGAAGGGCCGCGGTCGAACATTGCAGCAGCGAAAAGGACTCGGACCTTGTGTACCCGAATCCGATGATTGCCAATATCTGCAAATTCCACTTCGCCGATAACTGGCATCAGGCCACAAAGTATATTCAGGACATTGCCGGAGGGATTGTGGCGACCTGCCCATCTTCCAAAGACTACTTCAATCCAGAAACGCGGTCGCTGTTGGACAAGTACTTGGGCGGCAAGGCAGGGGTCCCCACGGAAGACCGGCTTCGCATGGTCAAGCTCGTCAGAGACCTGACCTCGTGCTATGAAGACGTGCTCACTATTCATGCCGAGGGATCATTAGAGGCCCAGAAGCTTTCCATACTGGCTCTGGCTGATTTTGACAGGTACCGTGCAGCGGCCAAGAGGGCGGCCAGGGTGGAGAACACGAAGGGACATCCCATATTTGACGAACTGCCCGCTTTTCCTCCAACCCTCTAG
- a CDS encoding TRAP transporter large permease, whose amino-acid sequence MNELALGLGACVFLMVFLLTGVEIAFGILMVGLVGYALLSGFDAAFSLMVQDFFDVLSAYSLTVVPLFMLMGQIAFNAGIAKRLYDSAYKWVGRVPGGLAMATVVAATLFKAMCGSTLATAATFSSVAVPEMTRYKYGKKLSTGIVASVGTIGILIPPSITMIIYGIMTEQSIGKLFLAGFIPGLLISACFIGIIYVWCKIDPTLGPRSPERFTIREKVSTLPEFLPVVVIFTAVIGGLMLGIFTPTESGTIGTIAVLILALLRRSLTFQAFLKSIDESLRAAVMVLILIACSAVLGHFLAITEIPQVAGDFLVTLPLHRVAVMVIIFLFYLLGGSFIDDLAFMILVTPILYPAVQQLGYDPIWFGVMIGITLMVGAIIPPVAISVFVVKNITGEPFNVIYAGVVPFLASFVVVGALLFIFPQIATFLPNLMMGK is encoded by the coding sequence ATGAATGAATTAGCCTTAGGCCTTGGCGCGTGCGTTTTTCTTATGGTTTTCCTTCTGACGGGTGTTGAGATAGCCTTTGGCATTCTGATGGTAGGCCTTGTCGGGTATGCGCTACTCTCCGGCTTCGATGCTGCTTTTAGTCTTATGGTTCAGGATTTCTTCGATGTTTTGTCCGCGTACAGCCTGACGGTCGTTCCGCTTTTTATGCTTATGGGCCAGATCGCTTTCAACGCGGGAATCGCCAAGAGACTCTATGATTCAGCATACAAATGGGTCGGCCGCGTGCCCGGCGGCCTGGCCATGGCTACTGTCGTGGCGGCTACTCTATTCAAGGCAATGTGCGGGTCTACCCTGGCTACGGCCGCAACCTTTTCGAGTGTAGCCGTTCCCGAAATGACCAGATACAAATACGGCAAAAAGCTGTCCACCGGAATAGTGGCTAGTGTAGGCACCATTGGTATTCTCATCCCTCCCAGTATTACCATGATCATTTACGGAATCATGACTGAGCAGTCTATTGGAAAGCTATTTTTGGCGGGTTTTATACCGGGTTTGCTTATTTCCGCGTGCTTCATCGGAATAATCTATGTGTGGTGCAAAATCGATCCCACTCTTGGGCCAAGGAGTCCGGAGAGATTTACTATCCGGGAGAAAGTCAGTACGCTTCCCGAATTCCTTCCTGTCGTGGTCATTTTCACCGCGGTTATAGGCGGGCTCATGTTAGGGATATTCACCCCCACGGAGTCGGGAACCATAGGAACAATCGCAGTCTTGATACTGGCGCTGTTGAGAAGGAGCCTGACCTTTCAGGCGTTCTTGAAGTCCATTGACGAATCCCTGAGAGCCGCGGTGATGGTGCTCATCCTTATAGCCTGTTCGGCTGTGCTCGGCCATTTCCTGGCGATTACCGAAATTCCGCAGGTTGCCGGAGATTTCCTCGTGACCCTTCCGCTTCATCGAGTGGCCGTCATGGTCATCATTTTCCTTTTCTACCTTTTGGGAGGGTCGTTTATCGATGATTTGGCCTTTATGATCCTTGTTACGCCAATCCTATACCCCGCGGTGCAGCAGCTTGGGTACGACCCTATTTGGTTTGGTGTGATGATTGGAATTACCTTAATGGTCGGAGCAATTATCCCTCCTGTTGCGATCAGTGTTTTTGTGGTGAAGAACATCACAGGCGAGCCTTTTAATGTCATTTACGCGGGCGTTGTTCCATTCCTTGCCAGCTTTGTCGTTGTTGGCGCACTTCTATTTATATTTCCTCAAATAGCCACATTTCTGCCCAATCTGATGATGGGAAAGTGA
- a CDS encoding TRAP transporter small permease, protein MRKRLTWLCSLMSLIAGIILLVMMGFTFADIVLRYLGRPIVGAYEVVAFLGVGVIAFALPRASILKTHVYVDLLIDKLPAKTRRVVTVITRIMVFLTFLMAAWYFILMGKSYIATKTVTMSLKVPFYPVVFALAASCIVQCLVSLCEIFGDDGGSNE, encoded by the coding sequence ATGCGGAAACGGCTAACATGGTTATGCAGTCTCATGTCGCTCATAGCGGGAATCATTCTTCTTGTAATGATGGGTTTCACCTTTGCGGACATCGTCCTGCGATACCTTGGAAGGCCAATCGTGGGCGCGTATGAGGTCGTTGCCTTTCTGGGAGTTGGTGTCATCGCTTTTGCTCTGCCGCGTGCTTCAATCCTGAAGACCCATGTGTATGTGGATCTGTTGATTGACAAACTCCCTGCCAAAACTCGAAGAGTCGTAACAGTCATCACAAGGATCATGGTTTTTCTCACGTTTTTGATGGCTGCCTGGTACTTCATCCTCATGGGAAAGAGCTATATCGCCACCAAGACCGTCACCATGAGCCTTAAAGTTCCCTTCTATCCTGTGGTGTTCGCTCTGGCGGCCAGCTGCATTGTCCAATGCCTCGTGTCGCTTTGCGAGATTTTCGGTGATGACGGAGGCAGCAATGAATGA